A window of the Butyricimonas faecalis genome harbors these coding sequences:
- a CDS encoding CDGSH iron-sulfur domain-containing protein translates to MKEREIEPGTPEINKKYSIVVDKKGPYLVYGHPLLKQQFIVQNEEGHSWSYRDGGEYDTRNEPTALCRCGASANKPYCDGAHLHARWDPSLTADNIPLLKDADVVDGPTLELTDNEKYCAFARFCDAYGRVWNLVEESDDPEARELAIREANYCPAGRLKAWDKDKGEFIENELAPSLVLLEDPQERCSGPLFVRGGIPVDDTEGVRYELRNRVTLCRCGASSNKPFCDGTHASVRFRDGLPGPRDGVK, encoded by the coding sequence ATGAAAGAACGTGAGATAGAACCGGGAACACCCGAAATCAATAAAAAGTATTCCATCGTGGTCGATAAAAAAGGACCTTACCTGGTGTACGGCCATCCGCTGTTGAAACAACAGTTTATCGTGCAGAATGAAGAGGGTCATTCGTGGTCATACCGGGATGGGGGTGAGTACGACACGCGCAACGAACCCACGGCTTTATGCCGTTGCGGGGCTTCTGCCAACAAACCGTATTGCGACGGGGCGCACCTGCACGCGCGTTGGGATCCCTCGCTGACGGCCGATAATATTCCTTTGTTGAAAGATGCCGATGTGGTTGACGGGCCCACGCTTGAGTTGACGGACAACGAGAAGTATTGTGCTTTTGCCCGTTTTTGTGACGCTTACGGGAGGGTTTGGAATCTCGTGGAGGAATCCGATGACCCGGAGGCCAGGGAGTTGGCCATTCGGGAGGCTAACTATTGTCCGGCAGGTCGTTTGAAGGCTTGGGATAAGGATAAAGGGGAATTTATTGAAAACGAACTGGCACCCTCGTTGGTGTTGTTGGAAGATCCGCAGGAGCGTTGTAGCGGTCCTTTGTTCGTGCGGGGTGGGATTCCGGTTGATGACACGGAGGGCGTGAGGTATGAGCTTCGTAATCGGGTCACGCTATGCCGTTGCGGGGCTTCATCGAACAAACCTTTCTGTGACGGGACGCACGCGAGTGTTCGTTTTCGGGACGGGTTGCCGGGACCGCGTGACGGGGTAAAATGA
- a CDS encoding heavy metal translocating P-type ATPase — MSEKEIHTKETFQVLGMSCAVCALNVETTLGAQEGVYEAKVNFAASTVLVDYNPRVVTPVELQKAVEAAGYDLVVENTEDTDQADRLQREEFLALKRKTIGAIVLAIPVFVIGMFFMHMPYGNWIMLAFTIPVMALFGRGFFVHAYMQLKHGRANMDTLVAVSTGVAFLFSLFNTIWPEYWTSRGLEAHVYYEAAAVIIALILLGRLLEAKAKFSTSTAIKKLMGLQPKTVTKILADGSEEEVPIREVAVGDILVVKPGEKIPVDGEVTEGSSFVDESMITGESLPVEKVKGQPVYAGTINEKGSFRFRADKVGGETVLANIIRMVQEAQGSKAPVQKLVDRIAGIFVPVVMGIAVITFIVWMLAGGDLAFTHALLTSITVLVIACPCALGLATPTAIMVGIGKGAEHNILIKDAESLELMYRVNAIVLDKTGTITEGKPVVTDIHWTGESEDERYRSILLEIERRSEHPLADAVVQKFKGSAVNEISVSDFENQTGKGVTAKVGDETYLVGNRALLEVNHLVLDDDNEKLAVRWEGDGKTVVFFAGENRVLALIAIADKIKESSRQAVATLHEKGIDVYMLTGDNALTARAVADRVGIRHFKAEVMPGEKADFVEALQHEGKVVAMVGDGINDSQALARADVSIAMGKGSDIAMDVAKVTLITSDLNVIPRAIALSRQTVRAIRQNLFWAFIYNIIGIPLAAGVLYGIDGFLLNPMIAAAAMAFSSVSVVTNSLRIKWKKL, encoded by the coding sequence ATGTCAGAAAAAGAAATTCATACGAAAGAGACCTTCCAAGTTTTGGGCATGAGTTGTGCCGTTTGCGCTTTGAACGTGGAAACGACACTTGGTGCTCAAGAGGGAGTTTACGAGGCAAAGGTAAATTTTGCTGCTTCAACCGTCTTAGTGGATTATAATCCGCGGGTAGTTACACCCGTGGAACTTCAAAAAGCCGTGGAGGCTGCCGGTTACGACCTGGTGGTGGAAAATACGGAAGATACGGATCAGGCGGATCGTTTGCAGCGGGAAGAATTTCTCGCGTTAAAACGAAAGACGATCGGGGCTATTGTTTTGGCAATACCCGTCTTCGTGATCGGTATGTTTTTCATGCACATGCCTTATGGCAACTGGATTATGCTGGCCTTTACCATCCCGGTGATGGCGCTTTTCGGGCGTGGCTTTTTTGTCCATGCCTACATGCAGTTGAAACACGGGCGTGCGAACATGGATACGTTGGTGGCTGTCAGTACGGGCGTGGCGTTTTTATTCAGCCTGTTCAACACGATTTGGCCGGAATACTGGACAAGTCGGGGACTGGAGGCACACGTGTACTACGAGGCCGCGGCGGTGATTATTGCCTTGATCCTGTTGGGACGCTTGCTGGAGGCAAAAGCCAAGTTCAGCACCTCGACGGCAATCAAGAAATTGATGGGATTGCAGCCCAAGACGGTGACTAAAATCCTTGCCGACGGTAGTGAGGAGGAGGTACCGATTCGTGAAGTGGCGGTAGGGGATATTCTGGTCGTGAAACCGGGGGAGAAAATCCCGGTGGATGGTGAAGTGACGGAGGGGTCTTCTTTTGTCGACGAGAGCATGATTACCGGGGAGTCGCTACCCGTGGAAAAGGTGAAGGGACAACCCGTGTATGCCGGGACGATAAACGAGAAGGGAAGTTTTCGTTTCCGTGCCGATAAGGTGGGAGGAGAAACCGTGTTGGCCAATATCATCCGGATGGTGCAGGAAGCGCAGGGAAGTAAAGCTCCCGTGCAGAAACTGGTGGATCGTATTGCCGGAATTTTTGTCCCGGTGGTGATGGGGATTGCCGTGATCACGTTTATCGTGTGGATGCTGGCAGGGGGCGACCTTGCTTTCACTCATGCTTTGCTGACCTCCATCACGGTGTTGGTTATAGCTTGCCCGTGCGCGCTGGGATTGGCCACGCCTACGGCAATCATGGTCGGGATAGGCAAAGGGGCGGAACATAACATACTGATCAAAGATGCCGAGAGCTTGGAGTTGATGTATCGGGTGAACGCGATCGTGCTGGATAAAACGGGAACGATCACGGAGGGAAAACCTGTCGTGACGGATATTCACTGGACGGGGGAATCGGAAGACGAGCGTTATCGATCCATCCTGCTGGAGATCGAACGGCGTTCGGAACATCCGTTGGCAGATGCCGTGGTGCAGAAATTCAAGGGAAGCGCCGTGAACGAAATATCGGTTTCGGACTTCGAAAATCAAACCGGTAAAGGCGTGACGGCAAAAGTCGGGGATGAGACATATCTCGTCGGGAACCGGGCTTTGCTGGAGGTAAATCATCTCGTTTTAGACGATGACAACGAGAAACTTGCCGTCCGGTGGGAAGGAGACGGTAAAACGGTTGTCTTTTTTGCCGGGGAGAACCGGGTGCTGGCTTTGATTGCCATTGCCGACAAGATCAAGGAGAGCTCCCGTCAGGCGGTAGCGACACTACATGAAAAAGGAATTGACGTTTATATGCTGACCGGGGATAATGCCTTAACGGCTCGTGCCGTGGCAGACCGGGTGGGCATTCGTCATTTTAAGGCCGAGGTGATGCCCGGAGAGAAGGCTGATTTCGTGGAGGCTTTGCAACACGAGGGGAAAGTGGTGGCCATGGTGGGAGACGGGATCAACGATTCGCAGGCATTGGCACGGGCCGACGTGAGCATTGCCATGGGTAAAGGATCGGATATTGCCATGGATGTGGCCAAGGTGACGTTGATTACTTCCGACTTGAACGTGATTCCCCGTGCCATCGCGCTTTCGCGTCAGACGGTGCGGGCGATTCGACAAAATTTGTTCTGGGCGTTTATTTATAACATAATCGGTATCCCTTTAGCGGCAGGGGTATTGTACGGGATCGACGGGTTTTTACTCAACCCGATGATCGCGGCGGCCGCGATGGCTTTCAGTTCGGTATCCGTCGTGACGAATAGTTTGAGAATCAAATGGAAAAAATTGTAG
- a CDS encoding YaaA family protein, producing MLVILSPAKTMDMSVVEQELPGTTPEYAEEAEYLAEQMRRFSASELEKMLKISPKLAAENYERYQKFGSLSNPRKQALLAYNGSVFKAIDPASFSLEDLKYAQNRVRIISTLYGLVRPLDLIQAYRIAFAVKLDGANLYDYWVPKLTTPLLEDVRKVGGVMVNLASMDIQGALKMDELRKEVRVITPEFQEWREGKYETVRTYAKIARGTMTRYIVMHRVEDPEELKAFHGDGYAFNADLSDEEHYFFTRIKK from the coding sequence ATGTTAGTTATTTTATCACCGGCCAAAACCATGGATATGTCCGTGGTGGAACAAGAACTCCCGGGCACCACCCCGGAGTACGCGGAAGAGGCGGAATACCTGGCGGAACAGATGCGTCGTTTCTCCGCGTCCGAGTTGGAGAAAATGTTGAAAATCAGCCCCAAACTGGCGGCGGAGAATTACGAACGTTATCAAAAATTCGGATCGCTTTCGAATCCTCGCAAACAGGCACTGTTGGCTTACAACGGGAGCGTGTTCAAAGCCATCGACCCGGCTTCTTTCTCGTTGGAGGACTTGAAGTACGCCCAAAATCGCGTGCGAATAATTTCGACGCTTTATGGTTTGGTGCGTCCGTTGGATTTGATACAGGCTTATCGGATCGCTTTTGCCGTGAAGTTGGACGGGGCAAACCTGTACGATTACTGGGTGCCGAAATTAACGACACCATTATTGGAAGACGTGCGTAAAGTGGGAGGGGTTATGGTAAATCTGGCCAGTATGGATATTCAAGGTGCGTTGAAGATGGACGAGTTGAGGAAAGAGGTGAGGGTGATCACGCCGGAATTTCAGGAATGGCGGGAGGGTAAATACGAGACGGTTCGCACGTATGCCAAAATCGCGCGGGGCACGATGACGAGATACATCGTGATGCACCGTGTCGAGGACCCCGAAGAGTTGAAAGCTTTCCATGGGGACGGGTACGCGTTTAACGCTGATCTCTCGGACGAGGAACATTATTTCTTTACCCGGATAAAGAAGTAA